The Parasteatoda tepidariorum isolate YZ-2023 chromosome X2, CAS_Ptep_4.0, whole genome shotgun sequence genome includes a region encoding these proteins:
- the LOC122272577 gene encoding uncharacterized protein, which produces MFLQQGMQKFFEKLSSVTPEFIAPLILPSKHLVITRLIEQEHLLNKHAGTSILLTILRERFWIIKGRRTVRSVIRGCVTYKRQKVKNLEVPFPPLPPDRTRLSAVFEVSGVDLAGPLMTKTNRPFLLCSLRRSIARRGRISTPYSDNGTNFTGLNASLKRLDWNKIMKEFEVSQIQWKFNPPSAPWWGGFWERLIGILKDLLRKNLGRSSLTHEELSTLVCE; this is translated from the exons atgtttttacaACAAGGAAtgcaaaaattctttgaaaaacttTCAAGTGTTACCCCTGAATTCATTGCGCCTTTGATTCTTCCGTCAAAGCATCTTGTTATCACCCGACTTATTGAACAAGAACACCTGTTGAATAAACATGCAGGAACGTCCATTCTTCTAACAATCCTGAGAGAGAGATTTTGGATTATAAAAGGTAGAAGAACTGTTCGCTCCGTTATTAGAGGATGTGTCACCTACAAGAGACAAAAGGTTAAAAATCTTGAAGTACCATTTCCACCTCTGCCTCCTGATCGAACTAGATTATCGGCTGTATTCGAAGTGTCCGGTGTCGATCTGGCCGGACCTTTGATGACCAAGACTAATCGTCCTTTTCTCCTGTGCT CATTACGACGTTCTATTGCCAGACGAGGTAGAATATCTACACCATACTCAGACAATGGTACCAATTTCACTGGCCTCAACGCCTCCTTGAAGCGCCTTGATTGGAACAAAATCATGAAAGAATTTGAAGTTTCCCAAATCCAATGGAAATTTAATCCACCCTCCGCCCCATGGTGGGGAGGATTCTGGGAAAGATTAATTGGAATTCTCAAAGATCTCTTAAGAAAAAACTTGGGACGGTCATCTCTGACTCATGAAGAACTCTCAACTCTTGTTTGTGAATGA